In a single window of the Terriglobus roseus genome:
- a CDS encoding efflux RND transporter periplasmic adaptor subunit — MPTVLKATGLTTLVLGTLWLSGCDQKAPAAPAAGGAMPVSVVTIQQSDVALGNQWVGTLDGFVNAQIQPQVSGYLVKQNYREGSVVQKGQVLFQIDPRPFQALVDQALGAVGQAKGALAQAQANLGLAQINVNRDAPLAEQRAIAQSQLDNDKQQLAAQQANVEAAKAQIASAEAQVETAKLNLGFTQVRSLISGVAGTATTQVGNLVNAQSVLTSVSQLDPVKVYFSISDAEYLGLTKRATGGRGDLLKGAANLPLTLTLADGTAYPHKGHILFVDRQMNQQTGAIRIASTFPNPGNVLRPGQFGRVSADTQVVHGALTVPQAAVMDLQGQKQLYTVSGDNKVHVVNVTLGDETGKNVVVKSGVPAGTRVIMDQLQKLKDGMPVSPHAAVAESAPTSDPDAGSAGAGR; from the coding sequence ATGCCCACGGTGTTGAAGGCGACTGGCCTGACAACGCTTGTGCTGGGCACTCTCTGGCTCTCTGGTTGCGACCAGAAGGCGCCAGCCGCTCCGGCCGCAGGGGGCGCCATGCCAGTTTCCGTTGTGACGATTCAGCAAAGCGACGTCGCCCTCGGTAACCAGTGGGTCGGAACGCTGGATGGCTTTGTGAACGCGCAGATTCAGCCGCAGGTAAGCGGCTACCTGGTCAAGCAGAACTACCGCGAAGGTTCCGTGGTGCAGAAGGGCCAGGTCCTCTTCCAGATCGATCCCCGGCCCTTCCAGGCGTTGGTCGATCAGGCACTGGGCGCGGTCGGTCAGGCCAAGGGAGCTCTCGCTCAGGCGCAGGCGAACCTCGGCCTGGCACAAATCAATGTGAACCGAGACGCCCCTCTGGCAGAGCAACGCGCGATTGCTCAGAGCCAGTTGGACAACGACAAGCAGCAATTGGCAGCGCAGCAGGCAAACGTGGAAGCCGCGAAGGCTCAGATCGCTTCCGCCGAGGCTCAGGTTGAGACGGCGAAGTTGAATCTTGGCTTTACGCAGGTTCGGTCGTTGATCTCCGGTGTTGCAGGTACTGCAACAACGCAGGTAGGTAACCTGGTCAATGCGCAAAGCGTGCTGACATCTGTCTCCCAGCTTGATCCGGTCAAGGTGTACTTCTCCATCAGCGATGCGGAGTACCTGGGGCTGACGAAGCGTGCAACGGGTGGCAGAGGTGACCTGTTGAAGGGCGCTGCAAACCTGCCACTGACACTCACGCTGGCTGACGGCACGGCGTATCCGCACAAGGGTCACATCCTGTTCGTGGACCGGCAGATGAACCAGCAGACCGGTGCCATCCGCATCGCGTCGACGTTCCCGAATCCCGGCAATGTTCTGCGCCCCGGTCAGTTCGGTCGCGTCTCAGCAGATACCCAGGTCGTTCATGGTGCCCTTACGGTGCCGCAGGCTGCCGTTATGGACCTGCAGGGACAGAAGCAGCTTTACACCGTGTCGGGTGACAACAAGGTTCACGTGGTGAACGTAACGCTGGGCGATGAGACGGGTAAGAACGTTGTGGTGAAGAGCGGTGTTCCCGCTGGGACCCGCGTAATTATGGATCAGTTGCAGAAGCTGAAGGATGGCATGCCGGTCAGCCCGCACGCGGCAGTAGCAGAGTCTGCCCCCACATCGGATCCCGATGCAGGTTCCGCCGGCGCGGGGAG
- a CDS encoding TetR/AcrR family transcriptional regulator, translating into MLDSTHYTDLPQDLHLREGRTQERSLLTRQQLIDAARQVFARDGFEKASIHDISSLAGKTRGAFYTHFEGKEDVFFAIFEQYLADGQEQFRQRLQDAHTREERIAALAAHLVDIVEDKERSLLALEFKMYVLRHPQDQPRLTVLHAAVCRRGCSTHVEELLPELFLPAGSIENRRQVAQIGAIVDGLALNRLFDPGSLDTETLLTQASAGIQALM; encoded by the coding sequence ATGCTGGATTCAACCCATTACACCGATTTACCTCAGGACCTTCACCTCAGAGAAGGACGCACGCAGGAGCGATCGCTCCTCACAAGGCAGCAACTCATCGACGCAGCGCGTCAGGTCTTTGCACGCGACGGGTTTGAAAAGGCGAGCATTCATGACATTTCGTCGCTCGCAGGCAAGACCCGCGGAGCCTTCTACACGCACTTCGAAGGCAAGGAAGATGTGTTTTTCGCCATCTTCGAGCAGTACCTCGCAGACGGCCAGGAACAGTTCCGGCAGCGCCTTCAGGATGCGCACACCCGCGAAGAACGCATCGCCGCGCTGGCTGCACACCTTGTGGACATCGTGGAAGATAAAGAGCGCTCCCTGCTTGCCCTTGAATTCAAGATGTACGTGCTTCGTCATCCTCAAGACCAGCCACGACTGACGGTTCTTCATGCTGCCGTCTGTCGCCGCGGCTGCAGCACGCATGTTGAAGAGTTACTGCCCGAACTCTTCCTGCCGGCTGGCTCTATCGAGAACCGGCGACAGGTGGCGCAGATCGGAGCGATTGTGGATGGCCTTGCGCTGAACCGGCTTTTCGATCCGGGCAGCCTGGACACCGAGACCCTGCTTACGCAGGCCTCGGCTGGCATACAGGCACTCATGTAG
- a CDS encoding pyridoxal phosphate-dependent aminotransferase: MKTVNKSRKLDHVLYDIRGPIMDRARQMEDEGQKLIKLNIGNLAVFGFDAPEEVQVDMIRNLPNSAGYSDSKGIFAARKAVMHYTQTQGVQGVTLEDIYLGNGASELIAMAANALLDDGDELLLPAPDYPLWTAVTSLSGGTPVHYVCDEANGWHPDLDDIRSKITPRTKGIVVINPNNPTGAVYPDHVLQEIVTIAREHGLVILADEVYDKVLYDDIRHTALASLSTDVLTLTFNSLSKSYRACGYRAGWMVVSGNKAVAANYIEGLNMLANMKLCANVPGQWAIQTALGGYQSINDLVREGGRLRRQRDLAYELLSAIPGVTCVKPQAALYMFPRLDPNVYPIQDDRKFLLELLEATRVLVVQGTGFNWSRSDHFRIVFLPHESDLREAIGRIAKFLADYREKYSTDPVALA; encoded by the coding sequence ATGAAAACAGTAAATAAATCACGGAAGTTGGATCACGTCCTGTACGACATTCGCGGCCCCATTATGGACCGTGCCAGGCAAATGGAAGATGAAGGGCAGAAACTCATCAAGCTCAACATCGGCAACCTGGCTGTGTTCGGCTTCGATGCGCCCGAAGAAGTGCAAGTGGACATGATTCGGAACCTTCCGAACTCGGCAGGTTATTCCGACAGCAAAGGCATCTTCGCCGCTCGCAAAGCGGTCATGCACTACACGCAGACGCAGGGCGTGCAGGGTGTCACACTGGAAGATATCTACCTGGGCAATGGCGCGTCTGAATTGATCGCCATGGCTGCGAACGCGCTGCTGGATGACGGCGATGAGTTGCTGCTCCCTGCTCCTGACTATCCGTTGTGGACGGCCGTCACCAGCCTGTCAGGTGGTACGCCTGTGCATTACGTCTGTGATGAGGCAAACGGTTGGCACCCCGACCTGGACGACATTCGCTCGAAGATCACGCCGCGCACCAAGGGCATCGTCGTCATCAACCCGAACAACCCCACAGGCGCGGTCTATCCAGACCACGTGTTGCAGGAGATCGTGACCATCGCCCGCGAACACGGACTGGTCATCCTTGCAGATGAGGTCTATGACAAGGTTCTTTACGACGACATCCGGCATACCGCGCTGGCAAGTCTTTCGACAGATGTCTTGACCTTGACCTTCAATTCCCTCTCCAAGAGCTACCGTGCCTGTGGTTATCGCGCCGGTTGGATGGTGGTCTCAGGCAACAAGGCGGTTGCGGCCAACTACATCGAAGGCTTGAACATGCTGGCGAACATGAAGCTGTGCGCCAACGTGCCGGGCCAGTGGGCGATCCAGACCGCGTTGGGTGGCTATCAGAGCATCAACGACCTGGTGCGTGAAGGTGGCCGGCTGCGTCGTCAGCGCGACCTGGCCTATGAACTGCTCTCGGCGATTCCAGGCGTCACCTGCGTCAAGCCACAAGCGGCGCTCTATATGTTTCCGCGGCTGGATCCTAACGTCTATCCCATTCAGGACGACCGCAAGTTTCTGCTGGAACTGCTGGAAGCCACGCGCGTGCTGGTGGTCCAGGGGACAGGCTTTAACTGGTCGCGATCGGATCACTTCCGCATCGTATTTCTGCCACATGAGTCCGACCTGCGAGAGGCCATTGGCCGCATCGCAAAATTTCTCGCGGATTATCGCGAAAAATACTCGACGGATCCAGTCGCGCTCGCGTAA
- a CDS encoding (2Fe-2S)-binding protein, translated as MQTIKVNGKMREVKSSQDTPLLYVLKDELSVSSPQFGCGLAQCGACSVLLDGKEIRSCITPVSQAAGKEVTTIEGLPERWAKHKKTSTTPGLLHPVQEAWIEQQVHQCGFCQSGMMIKATELLESKPKPTLDEIKEAFTTSGPSPHLCRCGTYLAIVDAVRHASTLMTKGQA; from the coding sequence ATGCAGACGATCAAGGTAAACGGCAAGATGCGCGAGGTGAAGTCTTCGCAGGACACACCGTTGCTTTACGTCCTGAAGGACGAGTTGTCCGTCTCAAGTCCCCAGTTTGGCTGCGGGCTGGCCCAGTGCGGTGCGTGCTCCGTCCTGCTGGACGGTAAAGAGATAAGGTCCTGCATCACCCCCGTCTCGCAGGCTGCAGGCAAGGAAGTCACCACGATCGAAGGGCTGCCAGAGCGCTGGGCCAAGCATAAGAAGACGTCCACGACACCGGGCCTCCTTCACCCCGTTCAAGAGGCGTGGATTGAGCAACAGGTCCACCAATGTGGCTTTTGCCAGAGCGGCATGATGATCAAGGCCACGGAGCTATTGGAGAGCAAGCCAAAGCCGACTCTGGATGAGATCAAAGAGGCCTTCACGACCTCGGGACCGTCGCCGCACCTGTGCCGCTGCGGAACCTATCTCGCGATCGTAGACGCAGTTCGACATGCCTCGACTCTGATGACGAAGGGACAAGCCTAA